From one Microbacter margulisiae genomic stretch:
- the ileS gene encoding isoleucine--tRNA ligase: MSKKFTEHNAFDLAGMNKEILEQWDKQDVFRQSLETRKGNPSFVFYEGPPSANGMPGIHHVMARTIKDIFCRYKTMKGYYVERKAGWDTHGLPVELGVEKRLGITKEDIGKTISVEEYNAACRKDVMQYTREWEDLTRKMGYWVDMQHPYITYDNHYIETLWFLLKRLYEKGYLYKGYTIQPYSPAAGTGLSTHELNQPGCYRDVKDTTCVAQFRINDPKPEWKQWGDAYFLAWTTTPWTLPSNTALCVGPSITYVAVQSYNPYTGTPATYILAKELLSQHFNPKAADIPLDAYKTGDKLIPFKVVGEYVGKQLEGVTYEQLIPFVKIEKNAFRVITGDFVTTEDGTGIVHIAPTFGADDDRVAKANGVPPMLLTDKDGNQRPMVDLTGKFYKVEDLDADFVVKSVNIPVYKEYAGRYVKNSYDDTLTEDDAPLDVDLSVMLKQQGLAFKIEKHVHSYPHCWRTDKPVLYYPLDSWFIRTTACRERMMELNETINWKPQSTGTGRFGKWLENLQDWNLSRSRYWGTPLPIWRTEDGAEEKCIGSLNELYAEIEQAVAAGVMKSNPFKDKGFVPEDFSKPNYDKIDLHRPYVDDIILVSGSGKPMKRESDLIDVWFDSGSMPYAQVHYPFENRELIDGKTAFPADFIAEGVDQTRGWFFTLHAIAAMAFDSVSFKAVVSNGLVLDKNGNKMSKRLGNAVDPFSTIEKYGSDPLRWYMITNASPWDNLKFDVDGIEEVRRKFFGTLYNTYSFFALYANVDGFAYREDEIPLNERPEIDRWILSLLNTLIDETNTYYNTYEPTRAGRAIAEFVNDHLSNWYVRLNRKRFWGGGYNQDKISAYQTLYTCLETVARLMAPISPFYADRLYLDLISVTGKGDTVSVHLASFPEANMQYIDKTLEERMNLAQSISSMVLSLRKKVNIKVRQPLSSILLPVKDAVVREHIESVQPLILSETNVKELRFVENTAGILVKRVKPDFKKLGPKFGKIMKQLSSTIAAMTQEEIMLLEQDGVWSCMIDNQQVSVEASDVEIISEDIPGWLVANEGNLTVALDITLTESLLQEGIARELVNRIQNLRKTNGYEITDRIVIRFLRSEYIEEAVKTYADYISGQTLANSITFVSQLTENIEVDFESFKVYLYIGKA, encoded by the coding sequence ATGAGTAAGAAATTTACCGAACATAATGCTTTCGATCTTGCCGGGATGAATAAAGAAATTCTGGAACAATGGGATAAACAGGATGTTTTTCGCCAGAGTCTTGAAACGCGCAAAGGAAATCCTTCATTTGTTTTCTATGAAGGCCCGCCTTCCGCTAATGGAATGCCGGGTATTCACCATGTCATGGCGCGTACGATAAAAGATATTTTTTGCCGCTACAAGACAATGAAAGGATATTATGTGGAGCGGAAAGCAGGATGGGATACACATGGACTTCCCGTGGAACTTGGCGTTGAGAAGCGACTGGGGATCACAAAGGAAGATATCGGAAAAACCATTTCGGTGGAAGAATACAATGCCGCCTGCCGCAAGGATGTGATGCAATATACCCGTGAATGGGAAGACCTGACCCGGAAGATGGGTTATTGGGTCGATATGCAACATCCCTACATTACCTATGACAATCATTACATCGAGACATTGTGGTTTTTATTGAAACGGCTTTATGAGAAAGGATATCTTTATAAGGGATATACCATTCAGCCTTATTCTCCGGCCGCCGGTACAGGGTTGAGCACTCATGAACTGAACCAGCCCGGCTGTTATCGCGATGTAAAAGATACGACGTGTGTAGCTCAATTCCGGATTAATGACCCGAAGCCGGAATGGAAACAATGGGGCGACGCTTATTTCCTGGCATGGACTACAACGCCGTGGACATTGCCATCCAATACAGCTCTCTGCGTCGGCCCATCCATTACGTATGTCGCTGTGCAATCCTACAATCCGTATACGGGGACTCCTGCTACTTATATTTTGGCTAAAGAGTTACTTTCGCAGCATTTCAATCCGAAAGCTGCCGATATTCCATTGGATGCTTATAAGACTGGAGACAAACTGATTCCCTTTAAGGTAGTTGGAGAATATGTGGGAAAACAATTGGAAGGGGTTACCTATGAACAGCTGATCCCGTTTGTTAAGATTGAAAAGAATGCTTTCCGCGTGATTACCGGCGATTTTGTTACAACAGAAGACGGAACGGGGATTGTTCATATTGCGCCTACTTTTGGTGCCGATGATGACCGCGTTGCTAAAGCCAATGGCGTTCCCCCTATGTTGCTGACCGACAAAGACGGTAACCAACGACCTATGGTCGATCTGACTGGAAAATTTTATAAAGTTGAAGATTTGGATGCTGATTTTGTGGTAAAATCAGTTAATATTCCTGTATATAAGGAGTATGCCGGGCGTTATGTGAAAAATAGCTATGATGATACATTGACAGAAGATGATGCTCCACTGGATGTTGACCTGTCGGTTATGCTAAAACAACAAGGACTTGCATTCAAGATCGAGAAGCATGTGCACAGTTATCCCCATTGCTGGAGAACAGACAAACCTGTATTGTATTATCCGCTTGATAGCTGGTTTATCCGTACAACGGCCTGTCGTGAACGTATGATGGAGCTGAACGAAACAATCAACTGGAAACCGCAATCAACTGGAACAGGACGTTTTGGCAAATGGCTTGAAAATCTTCAGGACTGGAACCTGTCACGTAGCCGTTACTGGGGGACGCCCCTTCCGATCTGGCGTACGGAAGATGGTGCTGAAGAAAAGTGTATAGGCTCGCTTAACGAACTATATGCTGAGATTGAACAAGCGGTTGCCGCCGGCGTGATGAAGAGCAATCCTTTCAAAGATAAAGGATTTGTCCCTGAGGATTTTTCAAAACCCAATTATGATAAGATTGACCTGCACCGGCCGTATGTGGATGATATCATCCTGGTTTCCGGTAGCGGAAAGCCGATGAAACGGGAATCCGACCTGATTGACGTATGGTTTGACTCGGGTTCGATGCCCTATGCTCAGGTGCATTATCCTTTTGAAAACAGAGAGCTGATTGATGGGAAGACAGCATTCCCGGCTGATTTTATTGCCGAAGGTGTCGATCAGACAAGGGGATGGTTCTTCACGCTGCATGCGATTGCTGCGATGGCTTTTGACAGTGTTTCCTTCAAGGCAGTCGTCTCAAATGGTTTGGTGCTGGATAAAAACGGTAACAAGATGTCGAAACGTTTGGGCAATGCCGTCGATCCGTTTTCCACCATCGAAAAATATGGTTCGGATCCGTTGCGCTGGTATATGATTACAAATGCGTCGCCATGGGACAACCTGAAATTTGATGTTGACGGCATTGAAGAGGTGCGGAGAAAATTCTTCGGAACGCTTTATAATACCTATTCCTTCTTTGCCCTTTATGCCAATGTTGACGGGTTTGCTTACCGTGAAGATGAGATCCCATTGAACGAACGTCCTGAAATTGACCGTTGGATTCTTTCATTGCTGAATACGTTGATTGACGAAACCAACACCTATTATAATACCTATGAACCGACGCGAGCCGGTCGTGCTATTGCAGAATTTGTCAATGATCATTTGAGCAACTGGTATGTGCGTCTCAACCGGAAACGTTTTTGGGGTGGTGGTTACAATCAGGATAAGATATCAGCTTACCAAACTTTGTATACCTGCCTTGAAACAGTAGCACGGCTGATGGCTCCCATTTCGCCTTTCTATGCTGACCGTTTGTATCTCGATTTGATTTCCGTGACAGGAAAAGGAGATACAGTATCCGTGCATCTGGCTTCATTCCCCGAAGCGAATATGCAATATATTGACAAAACGCTCGAAGAACGAATGAATCTGGCGCAATCCATTTCATCCATGGTATTGTCGTTGCGCAAAAAGGTTAATATAAAAGTTCGCCAACCGCTTTCATCCATTCTGTTACCCGTGAAAGATGCTGTTGTTCGCGAGCATATCGAATCCGTGCAACCGTTGATCCTGAGTGAAACGAATGTTAAAGAACTTCGTTTTGTCGAGAATACGGCAGGAATTCTGGTAAAACGGGTGAAACCTGATTTCAAGAAGTTAGGCCCAAAATTCGGCAAGATTATGAAGCAGTTATCCAGTACTATTGCTGCTATGACTCAGGAAGAGATCATGCTTCTTGAACAAGATGGGGTTTGGTCATGTATGATTGACAATCAGCAAGTCTCTGTCGAAGCATCAGATGTAGAGATTATCTCCGAGGATATTCCGGGATGGCTTGTCGCCAACGAAGGTAACCTGACGGTTGCTCTGGATATTACTCTCACAGAATCGCTTCTGCAGGAAGGCATTGCCCGTGAACTGGTGAATCGTATTCAAAATCTCCGTAAAACAAACGGATATGAAATTACCGATCGAATTGTGATCCGGTTTTTACGATCGGAATATATCGAAGAAGCTGTTAAAACGTATGCCGATTACATATCCGGTCAGACTTTGGCAAACAGCATTACCTTTGTTTCACAGTTGACGGAAAATATAGAAGTTGATTTTGAGTCGTTTAAAGTCTACCTTTATATTGGAAAAGCGTGA
- a CDS encoding TolC family protein yields the protein MKIKQIFFIFLFSVCAATAGAQADYSLTDCIQYSLSHHMSARIYGNDLRIAKAQSNQVVSSYLPQISNSVQFINNLSLATTVIPAGIISKTPLDVQFGQKYNANLSLDVMQPIYDQEKIDAIRANRSNLKIASLQDKQNQENLIYNTAMAYFQVLIYKELEHKLNTTEQTYRQLMKIIDLQIQKGVAIQTDADRLQVSLNATSYQLDETRAQEKVAYNTLKNAMGFPLDSTIQITDTLGLDSYVNMPFNQPMVTDSLFSYHINQANVELQKLNYQSKKAAFLPTINAVAHWGDQAQNNDLSRVFNTWHMNTYVGVAVTLPLNSFWEKTSKIHESQLQYENAKLSLQLSEQNYKLQYENAQKELLTAFNAYLNNRNNLALAKRVLDDTDLSYQKGTSTLSDFLNDDNAYKNAQTNYISSLYSYMSARLDYEKAKGTLFSFYQHLRN from the coding sequence ATGAAAATAAAACAGATCTTTTTCATCTTCCTTTTTTCGGTTTGTGCGGCAACAGCAGGTGCCCAGGCTGACTACTCACTCACGGATTGCATTCAATACAGCCTTTCTCACCACATGTCAGCGCGCATTTACGGCAATGACCTCAGGATTGCCAAAGCGCAATCAAACCAGGTAGTTTCTTCCTATTTGCCGCAAATCAGCAACTCGGTTCAGTTTATCAATAACCTGAGTCTGGCAACTACCGTGATCCCGGCGGGTATCATTTCGAAAACGCCCCTGGATGTACAATTCGGACAAAAATACAATGCCAACCTTTCCCTGGATGTGATGCAACCCATTTATGATCAGGAAAAAATTGACGCCATCCGTGCCAATCGTTCCAACCTGAAGATTGCTTCCCTGCAAGACAAGCAAAACCAGGAAAACCTGATCTATAACACGGCAATGGCTTATTTTCAGGTATTGATATACAAAGAACTGGAACATAAACTGAATACAACAGAACAGACATACCGGCAGTTGATGAAGATTATCGATCTGCAGATTCAGAAAGGAGTGGCCATACAGACGGATGCCGACCGTTTGCAGGTAAGCCTGAACGCTACCTCCTATCAACTGGACGAAACCAGGGCGCAGGAGAAAGTGGCATACAATACGCTGAAAAACGCCATGGGCTTCCCGCTCGATTCTACCATTCAGATTACCGATACGCTCGGGCTCGACTCGTATGTCAACATGCCGTTCAACCAGCCGATGGTAACCGACAGCCTTTTCAGCTATCACATCAATCAGGCAAATGTAGAATTGCAAAAGCTGAATTACCAATCGAAGAAAGCAGCTTTCCTTCCCACCATTAATGCCGTTGCGCACTGGGGTGACCAGGCCCAGAACAATGATTTGTCGCGTGTGTTCAACACCTGGCATATGAACACCTATGTGGGCGTTGCAGTGACACTTCCGTTAAATAGCTTTTGGGAAAAGACAAGCAAGATTCACGAAAGCCAGCTCCAGTATGAAAATGCCAAACTTTCGCTGCAATTGTCGGAACAAAACTACAAGTTGCAGTACGAAAATGCGCAAAAGGAACTCCTCACAGCCTTCAATGCCTACCTGAACAACAGGAATAACCTGGCGTTGGCAAAAAGGGTGCTTGATGACACTGACCTCAGTTATCAAAAAGGCACATCCACGCTGTCTGATTTCCTGAACGATGACAATGCTTACAAAAATGCCCAGACCAATTACATCAGCAGCCTCTATTCCTACATGAGCGCCCGGCTCGATTACGAAAAAGCCAAAGGAACGCTTTTTTCTTTTTATCAACACTTACGCAACTAA
- the hisF gene encoding imidazole glycerol phosphate synthase subunit HisF produces MPLTKRIIPCLDIKDGQTVKGINFLNIRAVGDPVELGSRYAQMGADELVFLDITATHEKRKTLSDLVTRIAHHINIPFTVGGGISSVSDVSTLLQAGADKISVNSAAVRNPKLIEELALQFGSQCVVLAVDTKFVNGEWIVFLNGGRIPTEIRTLEWVQNAVDLGAGEILLTSMDHDGTKNGFAIDLTREVSESVNVPVIASGGAGKMEHFVDVFNQGKADAALAAGIFHYGEIELPALKQFLYDKGIEVRR; encoded by the coding sequence ATGCCGCTGACTAAACGTATCATTCCCTGTTTGGATATTAAAGACGGACAAACGGTAAAGGGAATCAATTTTCTGAATATTCGTGCTGTAGGTGATCCGGTGGAACTGGGAAGCCGCTACGCACAAATGGGAGCCGATGAATTGGTTTTTCTGGATATTACAGCCACACACGAAAAGCGTAAGACACTCTCGGACCTCGTTACCCGTATTGCACATCATATTAATATACCTTTTACAGTAGGTGGTGGTATTTCGAGTGTGAGTGATGTGTCTACTTTGTTGCAGGCCGGAGCAGATAAAATTTCAGTAAATTCAGCTGCAGTTCGCAATCCTAAGCTAATTGAAGAATTAGCGCTCCAGTTTGGTTCCCAATGCGTTGTTCTGGCTGTAGATACTAAATTCGTGAATGGTGAATGGATTGTGTTCCTGAATGGAGGACGTATACCAACTGAAATCCGTACGTTGGAATGGGTGCAAAATGCCGTTGACCTGGGTGCCGGAGAGATTCTTTTAACATCCATGGATCATGACGGGACAAAAAACGGATTTGCCATTGACCTGACCCGGGAAGTATCCGAAAGTGTTAATGTGCCCGTTATTGCAAGTGGTGGCGCTGGTAAAATGGAGCATTTTGTAGATGTGTTTAATCAAGGCAAGGCAGATGCAGCTTTAGCCGCAGGAATTTTCCATTATGGAGAGATTGAGTTACCTGCCTTGAAACAATTTCTCTATGACAAAGGTATTGAGGTTCGTCGTTAA
- a CDS encoding LytR/AlgR family response regulator transcription factor — protein sequence MKIVILEDEAKTAADLKETLIQLDKSAEIVKIFDSVEASIDYFRENEMPDILFSDIQLADGLSFELFDAINITCPVIFCTAFDEYAIEAFRTKGIDYILKPFDEQSIRKSLEKVKQLEQHFTSQNHLLKTLGEALLQQKNYKTAFLISFQGKMIPVATSDIACFYIADEMVYLHTFSNKKYVTDYSLDEIEHMIDPKQYYRANRQFIIHFNAIVEVEPFFARKLAVKTNLHLPSSIVISKAKATDFLDWMENR from the coding sequence ATGAAAATCGTTATTCTTGAAGATGAAGCCAAAACAGCCGCCGATCTCAAAGAAACATTGATACAACTGGACAAATCGGCAGAGATCGTGAAAATTTTCGATAGCGTGGAAGCCTCCATCGACTATTTCCGGGAAAATGAGATGCCGGATATTCTCTTTTCAGATATCCAACTGGCCGACGGACTATCATTCGAATTGTTTGATGCCATTAACATTACCTGTCCTGTCATCTTCTGCACGGCGTTTGACGAATATGCCATCGAGGCATTCCGCACCAAAGGAATCGATTACATCCTGAAACCTTTCGATGAACAATCCATCAGGAAGAGTCTGGAAAAAGTGAAACAACTCGAACAACATTTCACTTCGCAGAACCATCTGCTGAAAACGTTGGGAGAAGCGTTGCTACAACAGAAAAACTATAAGACGGCTTTCCTGATTTCGTTCCAGGGGAAAATGATTCCGGTGGCAACGTCAGACATTGCCTGTTTTTACATCGCCGACGAAATGGTCTATCTCCACACTTTCTCCAATAAAAAATATGTAACCGACTATTCGCTTGACGAGATCGAACACATGATCGATCCGAAGCAATATTATCGTGCCAACCGGCAATTTATTATCCATTTCAATGCCATCGTGGAAGTTGAACCCTTCTTTGCCCGTAAACTGGCGGTGAAAACCAACCTTCACCTCCCTTCTTCCATCGTTATCAGCAAGGCAAAAGCCACCGACTTTCTGGATTGGATGGAAAACCGGTAA
- a CDS encoding TraR/DksA family transcriptional regulator — MSEKTRYSDAELEEFRALILEKLEKAEHDYELLKLSLTNMDGNDTTDTSPTFKVLEEGASTLSKEEAGRLAQRQMKFIQHLQAALVRIENKTYGICRETGKLIPKERLRAVPHATLSIEAKSTGK; from the coding sequence ATGTCAGAAAAAACAAGATACTCAGATGCAGAATTAGAGGAATTTCGTGCTCTAATTTTAGAAAAACTTGAAAAAGCAGAACATGATTATGAGCTGCTTAAGTTGAGTTTAACCAATATGGATGGTAACGACACTACTGATACGTCGCCAACATTCAAGGTGTTGGAAGAAGGTGCTTCCACTTTGTCAAAAGAAGAAGCAGGACGTTTAGCACAACGGCAGATGAAATTTATCCAGCATTTGCAGGCCGCATTGGTACGTATTGAAAACAAGACCTATGGCATTTGCCGTGAAACAGGAAAATTAATTCCAAAAGAGCGCTTGCGGGCTGTTCCTCATGCTACGTTGAGTATCGAAGCGAAATCAACGGGAAAATAA
- a CDS encoding prolyl oligopeptidase family serine peptidase — translation MKTFKPIYPLAMTLLLFCLGSSFSFAQTSRFSSAKYVDSKGDTLNYRILTPDYDTLRTYPLVIFLHGSGERGNDNEAQLKWGVMNFATDRALTMHPAIIVAPQCPDNEDWSNFSEDSITHQLHLLSEPSMPMRLVIQLIHQLIRTLPVDTNRIYITGLSMGGYGTYDAIERYPGLFAAAVPVCGAGDTTKVASFAHIPIWIFHGAEDAAVNPSYALEMLEALKKAGAHPGFTFYPEVGHFSWLAAYSDPLMMEWLFRQHK, via the coding sequence ATGAAAACATTCAAACCCATCTATCCGCTTGCCATGACATTATTGCTATTTTGCCTTGGCAGTTCATTCTCTTTTGCCCAAACATCCCGCTTCAGTTCTGCAAAATATGTCGATTCAAAAGGCGATACGCTTAACTATCGGATTTTGACCCCCGACTATGATACACTACGAACTTATCCACTTGTCATCTTTCTGCACGGATCAGGTGAACGGGGAAACGACAATGAGGCACAACTAAAATGGGGAGTGATGAACTTTGCAACCGATCGCGCCCTGACAATGCATCCGGCAATTATCGTCGCACCGCAATGTCCTGACAATGAAGATTGGTCAAACTTCAGCGAAGACAGTATTACACACCAGCTTCATCTATTGTCTGAACCGTCGATGCCCATGCGTCTTGTCATTCAACTGATTCATCAACTTATCAGGACGCTTCCGGTCGATACAAACCGGATCTATATTACCGGACTCTCTATGGGAGGATATGGAACCTATGATGCTATAGAACGCTATCCAGGGTTATTCGCAGCGGCAGTTCCAGTATGCGGAGCAGGCGATACGACAAAAGTTGCATCCTTTGCCCATATTCCCATCTGGATTTTCCATGGAGCCGAAGATGCAGCAGTAAATCCATCCTATGCTTTGGAAATGCTCGAAGCATTGAAAAAAGCAGGAGCGCATCCCGGATTCACTTTCTATCCGGAAGTGGGACATTTCTCCTGGCTGGCGGCTTACAGCGACCCACTCATGATGGAATGGCTGTTTCGACAACACAAATAG
- a CDS encoding 16S rRNA (uracil(1498)-N(3))-methyltransferase, with the protein MHLFYAPDILNSLCLPEEESLHCTKVLRLGLGTLIAVSDGKGTHFVMRIVEAHPKHTMVEIVEQYYETREETTLTHIAIAPTKNKERLEWFAEKATELGVDIITPVVCHFSERRSIAFERLEKIVIAAMKQSQRAYLPKLNPAITFTELLKESTEKQRFIAHCYEEERVLLQDIYTPDKDAIVLIGPEGDFSQEEITASFSYGFQPVSLGKNRLRTETAGIAACHIMQLKRL; encoded by the coding sequence ATGCATTTATTTTATGCTCCGGATATCCTGAATAGCCTTTGCTTGCCTGAAGAAGAATCCCTGCATTGTACGAAGGTATTGCGATTGGGTCTGGGAACGCTTATCGCGGTTTCCGATGGAAAAGGTACCCATTTTGTAATGCGTATTGTTGAGGCACATCCAAAACATACCATGGTGGAAATAGTGGAACAGTATTATGAGACACGTGAGGAAACAACACTGACACATATTGCTATTGCCCCGACAAAAAATAAGGAACGGCTGGAGTGGTTTGCAGAAAAGGCTACAGAATTAGGTGTTGACATCATAACGCCTGTCGTTTGTCATTTTTCGGAACGCAGAAGTATAGCTTTCGAACGCCTTGAAAAAATCGTCATTGCTGCTATGAAGCAATCGCAGCGCGCTTATCTTCCTAAGCTTAATCCCGCCATAACGTTTACGGAATTATTGAAAGAGAGCACCGAGAAACAACGGTTCATTGCTCATTGTTACGAAGAAGAGCGGGTTTTGCTACAGGATATTTATACTCCGGATAAGGATGCCATTGTGTTGATTGGTCCCGAAGGAGATTTTTCTCAGGAAGAGATAACAGCGTCTTTTTCGTATGGATTTCAACCTGTGTCGTTAGGGAAGAACAGACTACGCACCGAAACAGCAGGTATTGCCGCCTGTCATATTATGCAGTTAAAGCGCCTTTAA
- a CDS encoding sensor histidine kinase gives MMKKKIDYRVALISSLIIALITSVNRIATLSYHDWYPVFFIFVLNFSASIACWGVVYLAEYILHRTFGRPKQPMTRLSKIIRYQIIKFIASSIIGLGILLTATGSMYSFFIHHDPFLFNANLAFDQYLTIAGIRFITLIIAIQMIKNMFDLLAERQRILVENEKLKLATLNAQFQSLKQQLNPHFLFNSLNTLKSMVKSNDVHAEAFVLRLSEIYRYILQNQHNDLVSIREELNILQAYIFMLKARFEDSLTVNITIDEAILDSCLLPPFTMQLLIENATKHNIVSQAKPLCINVYNIGSDRIVVKNSLQPKRNTETSTGVGLENIHKRCTYLCGRGIEITKTTGEFIVEIPLITKNENRYS, from the coding sequence ATGATGAAGAAAAAAATAGATTACAGGGTAGCCCTTATTTCGTCGCTAATCATTGCACTCATAACAAGCGTCAACCGCATCGCAACATTGAGCTACCACGACTGGTATCCGGTCTTCTTTATCTTTGTGCTCAATTTCAGTGCATCGATTGCCTGTTGGGGTGTGGTTTACCTTGCTGAGTATATTCTTCACAGAACATTCGGCAGGCCCAAGCAGCCCATGACACGCTTATCAAAAATCATTAGATACCAAATCATTAAATTCATTGCTTCTTCCATTATCGGTTTGGGCATTCTATTGACCGCCACCGGATCAATGTATTCATTTTTTATTCATCACGATCCTTTCCTGTTTAATGCCAACCTTGCGTTCGATCAATACCTTACTATTGCCGGCATCCGTTTCATAACGCTGATTATCGCCATTCAAATGATTAAGAATATGTTCGACCTGCTTGCCGAACGGCAAAGGATCCTTGTGGAAAATGAAAAGCTCAAACTGGCCACGCTCAATGCCCAGTTCCAGTCATTGAAGCAACAATTGAATCCTCATTTTCTGTTCAACTCCCTCAACACGCTTAAAAGCATGGTAAAAAGCAATGATGTCCATGCAGAAGCTTTTGTGCTGAGGCTTTCGGAAATCTATCGGTATATCCTGCAAAACCAGCATAACGATCTGGTTAGTATCCGTGAGGAGCTGAACATCTTGCAGGCCTATATTTTTATGTTGAAGGCGCGTTTTGAAGATAGCCTTACTGTAAACATCACCATCGACGAGGCTATTCTCGATTCCTGCCTGCTTCCGCCTTTCACCATGCAATTGCTGATTGAAAACGCGACCAAACACAATATTGTCTCGCAGGCAAAACCGCTTTGCATTAACGTATATAACATAGGCAGTGACCGGATCGTGGTAAAGAATAGCCTTCAACCAAAGCGGAATACGGAAACATCGACGGGGGTCGGACTTGAGAATATTCATAAACGATGTACTTACCTTTGCGGAAGAGGCATCGAAATCACCAAAACAACCGGTGAGTTTATTGTCGAAATTCCTTTAATCACGAAAAATGAAAATCGTTATTCTTGA
- a CDS encoding phosphatase PAP2 family protein: MKRLASILSIIFSPLLVPTYGILLFFTTRRFEVVPFLPKLIVGIIVFVCTGLLPGVILYFFMKTGKVSSVNLEKKEERTLPYIFSLVLYLFCALYLWKVNMPLWFVMMVVGSTVALVVLMLVNLKWKMSAHLSALGGVFGGIFVVAMHYVLNPVALIVGTLFIAAAVATSRLILGVHTPLQTLAGFVNGFVLVMLFGLLFG; the protein is encoded by the coding sequence ATGAAACGACTTGCATCTATTCTTTCAATTATTTTCAGTCCGCTACTGGTACCAACTTATGGTATCTTACTCTTTTTTACAACAAGACGATTTGAGGTTGTTCCTTTCTTGCCAAAGCTTATTGTAGGTATTATCGTTTTTGTATGTACGGGATTATTGCCGGGAGTGATTCTCTATTTCTTTATGAAAACAGGGAAAGTAAGCTCTGTGAATCTTGAAAAAAAAGAAGAACGCACTCTTCCTTACATCTTTTCATTAGTGCTCTATCTTTTCTGTGCATTATATCTCTGGAAAGTCAATATGCCACTCTGGTTTGTAATGATGGTGGTAGGAAGTACTGTTGCTTTGGTTGTTTTAATGCTCGTCAATCTAAAATGGAAGATGAGTGCCCATTTATCAGCTCTGGGAGGTGTTTTTGGAGGTATCTTCGTGGTAGCTATGCATTATGTCCTCAACCCTGTTGCTTTAATTGTAGGAACGCTATTTATTGCTGCGGCTGTAGCAACATCACGATTGATTCTTGGAGTTCACACTCCTTTACAGACGCTGGCCGGATTTGTCAACGGATTTGTCCTCGTAATGTTATTCGGCCTTCTTTTCGGATAG